Genomic DNA from Salvia miltiorrhiza cultivar Shanhuang (shh) unplaced genomic scaffold, IMPLAD_Smil_shh fragScaff_scaffold_107_1, whole genome shotgun sequence:
ATAAGTGGATATTTATCGGGGTAATTACGACAAAACCTATGAAGTTTAGCCCGATTTTAAACTTTTTCACGAACTTCAATTTTTACCTtcaattccctgaatttaagCGCTTGTTCaaaattttcacatttttaaaaaatccccaaattacGAGTTGACATGGCAATTTTTAAGTCACTTGCATAAATGACGTGGCAATGCTGAATGGCAAgaaaaacgacgtcatttagtTGGGGGtagaacgacgtcgttttgagcccaAACCTCTTTCTCAGTTGGGGGTAAAACGATGACGGCAAAGCTCTTGCGAGCTCGCTGGAAGTCAAGCACAACAGCAACAACGGTTCGCGGAGCCCAGAGCCAACGGTGCAACGGCTCGGCGTTCTTCATGTCAGCTTGATACTGCCACATAAGAGCTATGTCAGCTCAGTACTCACCGAAGTTCAAAAGTGTGAAAAAATGGAACAAGCgtttaaattcagggaattgaaggtaaaaattgaagttcatggaaaatttaaAATCGGGCTAAAGTTCATAAATTTTGGCGTAATTACCCCATATTTATCCTATTTGAGTGTGTTTGGTTGTAAATATACCTGATTGGCCGAAAATCAAATTTAACTTGATCGAAATATTTGAACATAAATGTTTTCTTTTCAGCTTGACTTTggttttatttcaaaatttagtgTTAGGAAATTTGTGTAAGATGGTGTGACTGGAGTTAAATGTTACAGCCTCATGTTGGGAAGCAGCCGATAGCCCGGTGGTACTTCCCTCCGGAGGTGGACTATAGGCTGTCTTTGCTTCCTTCGGATGCCAAAGGCCTCGTGGTTTGGATCATCGAAGCTAAGGTCCTTTGCAGAGTTTGAGGTTGTTGTGATCATCATGTTTCATTAATATCACAAAATGTGACGATATATATCTACCTATATATGTTGTTTAATTAGGTTCTGTCCAAGGCAGAGCTGCAGTTTCTGGCCTTGCTTCCCACGTTGCGGCCTCGAGTTAGGGTGCTTGCTGAATGCGGTAACTGGTGCGTGCCTCCCTTTTTTCGAGTCGAGTCTCGAATAGCTTTGTAACATAGAAACGGCTCACCCAAGTTGTGTATATGTGCAGGAGAAAATTCATGTGGACGCCGTTGAAAGATATCGCGGGACTACCAGCTACGGGAGAGAAGGTTTCCACTCAGTGACATTCATGGCAATAAAAgcagagtatatatatataatcatgaaAAGATGAAGAATTCAAAACTCCAACTTACTATGTAATTATAGCATTCATTTTACATTATTGCCATCAGAAATTAATATTTCTTGTAAAGATTAGCATTTTAGTTgatatgtactccctccgttttttttaagtatcctattaagataaatttattgttcctttttaagtgttctatttcaaaatttgaaaataaataaatgacaaAATTCCTACTTTACCCCTctttaagtgtcctatttcaaaatttgagaataaatttattacactttgaaaataataaatatgggcataaaAGTAATACTCAAACTTCCCTGATATATATACTTTTGTTCAAAACACATTACATGAAATCTGGGAAATTAACCTCACTCTCCGTAAATTTGATTGATTTTGGTTTCAAAAGCAACAAATAATTGCTTTAATGAATTATTCATCAAATGTGGAAAACAACTCCTGCCGTTTAGATGGAAAATATGTAAATTCATGTATTCGACTCCTCACCAAAGCAAACGAATAAAGTTAAGTTGAACTTACAGTTCTcactctttcattttttttttaataaatgaacaaataattttgaaaataacctAATATTGCTGAACTCGAACACCAGAGATCTACCATTATCCCAACATAACCACACCCACACAAATTTACAGTTCTCTTGAGTTACAGAAAAGTCATTTGTATAAATCTGACGTTCAATTCATTGAAGATACACTTGGTAGGGCCGGAAACTTATCTTAATTGTTATACATGATAGATTTTTCCAtggtaaaagaaaataatttatagaTTTTGATACTATATTATAGGTAAATTATAACCATTTAAATTGGTTTCCAGGTCCATCCAAATTCTAGCATAAATATATTGCATATTCAAATTAATAAGCATAAGTGGACAATGAAGGCTTAATTAATGTTAAATAATTTAAGTTGATGATGAGAAATCCGATCCGCAACTATTAGCTCATGATCTTTCCATTGCAAGCACATCCCATGCACACCCCACCAAATGATAGTACTTTTTTTTACAAGAAGGGTGTGCCAGCTAGGAGGCAACTCAGACAAACCTTTTTACCACAAAATCAGCATCTTTTAAGGCATGCCATGCACAAAACAACACCAAACTTCACATGCTACACCACTTTCAAATTCCTATTTAAACACACATATATGCATTAAACCTCACATCTACTCAAGCAAAGAAGTAGTAACCAAATATAGCAGCATCAAGCAAGGGGCTATGGCGAAATTAGGGTTTGCAACATACCTAATGCTGCTATGCACAAGCATGATCATATCCACTGCCTCAGCGCAATGCCAAGGCGATTTCCAAGGGCTGATCCAGCAGTGCTCCAGATTCGTCCAGAAACCGGGCCCTCAGCAGAGCCCGTCCCAAGGCTGCTGCAACGTCGTTAGAAACGTGGATCTCCCGTGCGTTTGCCAGCATGTAACCACCCAAGTTGAGAACATAATCAGCATGGAAAAGGCTGCATTTGTTTCAGCATCCTGTGGCAAGCCACTAGCTCATGGAACCAAATGTGGCAGTaagaaattcaattattttttaaacattAATCTCATTATTATCTGTATACATTTTGATGTTTTACTAATCATTTCTTGTTTTGCAGGTTATACAACTCCATGAGGAATTGAAGAGCAACAACTGATGCAGTGATCATCTATAATAAATTAAGGAGAGTTTGTTGCTTTCAATCAAGTTGTATTgtttgagatttatatatatatatgaattaagGGTGGTTGTTCTAAATTAATCTATATGTACTGAGATTTatcttgaaaagataatgtttTTTGGAACAAGGTTTTAACCCATATAGTCATAGAAGatgtttcaatttaatttctaagCGTTCCTATTTTTGGGTGGAGAAAGTGAAAGACATCGATATATATATCTTTACTGAATATCAATTTAAATGAACAAAACTCCAAAATCTGcaagaaattatatatatttttttcttcttttttgatAGTTTATTTAGTATACAAAGTCGTACATGCTGATTATAGACTGCAGATCGCTCACCAAGGGCTAATTGCTTAAAGGTTCAAGAACTTTGACCGATTTggttttcaaaatattttataaattgttgcAATAAAATATAACACTACTTTTAGTTTGTATATCTGTTGCAAAATAGGCATACACATAAATTTTCTGTCAAGGTGCAACTCATGCCAAGTCATTCTTT
This window encodes:
- the LOC131002309 gene encoding uncharacterized protein LOC131002309, with the protein product MAKLGFATYLMLLCTSMIISTASAQCQGDFQGLIQQCSRFVQKPGPQQSPSQGCCNVVRNVDLPCVCQHVTTQVENIISMEKAAFVSASCGKPLAHGTKCGSYTTP